A window of Flavobacterium flavigenum contains these coding sequences:
- a CDS encoding DUF1456 family protein: MTNNDILKKLRVALMLRDDQIVEILELVDFRISKSELGAFFRAEDHPNYTECGDQVLRNFLNGLVIHLRGTKENPKNPNDVLAKHKAEIPKKENLKDRPEFKASPKDSERGRGDQAPSKSGTAKKPKKKEFPKGNGKPSVVEKVVYKNGKNKK; the protein is encoded by the coding sequence ATCTTAAAAAAACTTCGCGTGGCTTTAATGCTCCGTGATGATCAAATAGTTGAAATTTTAGAATTGGTAGATTTTAGAATTTCAAAATCAGAATTAGGCGCTTTTTTCAGAGCTGAAGATCATCCTAATTATACGGAATGCGGCGATCAGGTTTTGCGTAACTTTTTAAACGGACTGGTTATTCATTTGAGAGGAACGAAAGAAAATCCAAAGAATCCAAATGATGTTTTGGCGAAGCATAAAGCTGAAATTCCGAAGAAAGAAAATTTAAAAGACAGACCTGAGTTTAAAGCAAGTCCAAAAGATTCAGAAAGAGGAAGAGGGGATCAGGCTCCTTCTAAATCTGGAACTGCTAAAAAACCTAAAAAGAAAGAATTTCCAAAAGGTAATGGAAAACCATCTGTCGTAGAAAAAGTAGTTTACAAAAACGGTAAGAATAAGAAATAA
- the sucC gene encoding ADP-forming succinate--CoA ligase subunit beta, translated as MNIHEYQGKEILASYGVRIQRGIVANNAVEAVAAAKQLTAETGTGWHVIKAQIHAGGRGKGGGVKLAKNLQQVEEIAGQIIGMQLITPQTSAEGKKVNKVLVAEDVYYPGESETSEFYVSVLLNRATGRNMIMYSTEGGMDIEEVAEHTPHLIFTEEVDPSVGLQGFQARRIAFNLGLSGNAFKEMVKFIDALYNAYIGSDASMFEINPVLKTSDNKIMAVDAKVNIDDNALYRQPKYAEMRDIREENPIEVEAKEVGLNYVDLDGTVGCMVNGAGLAMATMDLIKYAGFEPANFLDVGGTADAKRVETAFRIILKDPNVKAILINIFGGIVRCDRVAQGVVDAYKNMGDAINVPIIVRLQGTNAEIAKELIDNSGMPILSAVQFQEAADQVKAALS; from the coding sequence ATGAACATACACGAATATCAAGGAAAAGAAATTCTAGCGAGTTACGGAGTACGCATTCAACGCGGAATTGTAGCTAACAATGCGGTTGAAGCTGTTGCTGCTGCAAAACAATTAACTGCTGAAACCGGAACAGGATGGCATGTAATTAAAGCACAAATTCACGCGGGTGGACGTGGAAAAGGTGGTGGAGTTAAGCTAGCTAAAAATTTACAACAAGTTGAAGAAATTGCAGGACAAATTATCGGAATGCAATTAATTACTCCTCAAACTTCTGCTGAGGGTAAAAAAGTAAACAAAGTTTTAGTAGCTGAAGATGTTTACTATCCTGGTGAAAGTGAAACTTCTGAATTTTATGTTTCTGTTTTATTAAATAGAGCTACAGGTCGCAACATGATCATGTATTCTACTGAAGGTGGAATGGATATCGAAGAAGTTGCTGAACACACACCACACTTAATTTTTACTGAAGAGGTAGATCCTTCTGTTGGATTACAAGGTTTTCAGGCAAGAAGGATTGCTTTTAATTTAGGTCTTTCTGGAAATGCTTTTAAAGAAATGGTGAAATTCATCGACGCATTATACAATGCTTACATCGGTTCTGATGCTTCTATGTTTGAAATCAACCCGGTTTTAAAAACATCTGACAACAAAATTATGGCTGTTGATGCTAAAGTAAATATCGATGATAACGCTTTGTACAGACAACCAAAATATGCTGAAATGCGTGATATTCGTGAGGAGAACCCAATCGAAGTTGAAGCTAAAGAAGTTGGTCTAAACTATGTTGACCTTGACGGTACTGTAGGATGTATGGTAAACGGAGCTGGTCTTGCAATGGCAACTATGGATTTAATTAAATATGCTGGTTTTGAGCCTGCTAACTTCCTTGACGTAGGAGGAACTGCTGATGCTAAGCGTGTGGAAACAGCTTTCAGAATCATCTTGAAAGATCCAAACGTAAAAGCCATCTTAATTAACATCTTTGGAGGAATCGTTCGTTGTGACCGTGTTGCTCAGGGAGTTGTTGATGCTTACAAAAACATGGGTGACGCTATCAATGTGCCAATCATTGTTCGTTTGCAAGGAACAAATGCTGAAATTGCAAAAGAATTAATCGATAATTCTGGTATGCCAATTTTATCAGCTGTCCAATTCCAGGAAGCTGCTGACCAGGTTAAAGCTGCTCTTTCTTAA